The following nucleotide sequence is from Synchiropus splendidus isolate RoL2022-P1 chromosome 1, RoL_Sspl_1.0, whole genome shotgun sequence.
ACTGTGGGCCCTGAACCCCCTGGTGCTGGACCACACCATGGAGTACAATGTAAGGCCTTACAGTCTCAGAACAAGTCAGATGCTGCATCCTTGTATGTTACACGGGTCCACTTAATGTCCTCATTCATCTATTaactctttctcttcctccaacATTCTCCATGGGACTGGACTCTACCCCCAGGGTTTCTTCTTCGAGGGTGTCCTGTGCACGGCCTTCTCGGAGAGTGACCAGTTTGTCTTCACCGGGTCTCAGGACCGGACGGTGAAAGTCTGGTCCGTGTCCACAGGTATATCCtagaaaacacacacttgaaGAGAAAGAATTCAAGTGTTCCTCTTGTTGGCAGGGAACCTCCTGCGGGTCCAGTACGTCTACTCCCCGGTGGTCCGGATGGTCACCTACAGGAATGGGTTTGTTGCGTTATCTCAACATGGTGCAGTCATCAAAGAAGTGTTCCGCTGTCCAGACCCGCTCAGTCCCGATTACAACCCTCTGAAGAAAGTCAAAGCCCGGTACCGGGTCATCTCCCGTCAGAAAAACCCCAGTGAACTCAAGTCCTCCACATCGGACGTGCAGGACTACAACCCGGCCCAGTTTGACCTCAACGTCATCAGCATGCTGAAGGTCCAACCCTCCTCCACCTGTGTTCTTCTGTGAACCTCCAACATGCTCAGACTTTCCAGGACTCCATTAATGGTTTTAGATAGATTTACATTGCCACCTGATGGCTATGGTGAAGTTGAGCCATGAATAAAAACTCCAGCTATCTAAGTCACATATGTGCAAGTGTCGACCTTCATAGACCTTGAAGGTCTCTCCTGGAATCAGTCATTAGCATCAATACATCGGGATCATGCTCCTATTTCACTTAATACAAGATGTCCATACGTATACTATAGTTGGGCGTCTAGCGGCGGGCCACTGGACTGAGTCCTGCAGGCCATAAATGGCCCGTGGGCCgcgagtttgagacccctgctctagGCCAAGTCTGCTAATGGTGGCTAATTTGAGACACATAGGTGCGATACAGAACCTCCAGCCTCTTGTCGGCTTCTCAATGAACCTGAGAAACTTCTGGAGAACTTCATCAACAGCAGCTAGCTGCAGATAAGACAACAGCTCAGGATGGTGGTCTCAATGACGAACCCTGCTGACTGATTCTTGGCCTTCTTGTGTGCCACCTGACACACAGCCACAAGTGATGTCCATCTCTTGAGTGATCGGCACCCGAAACGGCAGGTTCATGTTCGTACACCTAAAAAAATTTCATAAAGCGTAATGTTGACCTTTCAACCATGATGAGGTGCTCACTGTGGGACTGGCTGTAGCTAGTGGCATCAAAATGATCTGCAGTTGGAGTATATCACTTCAACAGTGAGACAAATGTTCTTACACAAGCTTGTCTCTGCTCCTTCTGGGGGTATGTTGGGATGGAAGCCCCCTGCGTCAGGACCGCTGTCTGTCACATTCGGACCATAGAGAAATCATGATGTTACAGAGCTAGAAAAACGTTTAGACCATGTCACAAACCTCTCCAGCTAAAACTTAAATCCTCCCACTGCTCAGCTTCGAGTcaacagtcacatgactcttgTCTCAACCAGTGAACCTTCGCGATCTTTCCGGATGAATCACTGTTTGTTGTGACACCTCCGAGTGAATCATTAACACCTCACATCTTCCTCCTGGTCTCCACTCCGACCCCTCACACTGGGACTCCACCATGAGACTCCTTCCCGTGCAGTGCgtcagtctgctgctgctggtgaccgTGGAGGCCCAGACAGGTGAGAACGCACCCGGGAGCGTGCATGCTCCAGACtcatttcatgttcattttgtgCACCAACAGTGTGTGTACATAGTGTGCATTTGTTCCTTTGTTgtgcatgttttcatgttttggtcCAGTAATGTCTGTGTGTAGCTACTGTGCATACaatacatgtttgtttgttcataaaTCAATTTTGTGTGTATGTTATAAATGCAATTATCTCTTATCTGTACATTATtaggtgtgtttttgttttggtgagcgcatgcatttgtgtgtgagtgtgtgtgttcctgtgttttAGTGATTTCTGAGTGTCTCATCTCTGTTTTTCATCTGGGTTTGTGGCTTGAATGCGTTTTTGTGtccattttgtgtattttttatgaatgtatgaattgtgCATGGCCATATGTGCTGATACAGtcaatgtgtgagtgtgacggaggtcatctgttttcatgtgtacTTGACTACACAATGAACACAGAGTTCTTCACATGAAGACTGTTGTGTTGTCAGTTGGGTCCGAGGTCAGCAGGCGTCCTCTCCCTCCGTGGCTGACCGGCCTCATCTCAGTCtccgtcttcctcttcctggtgTTTGTGGTGTTCCTGGTGAAGCGGGCCTGGTTCTCCGACCACAGCAGGTTGTTTGGTGGTGGCTGGTTTTGACTGGTTTTTGATCATCACCCTTTATCCTGACTCCTTCACAGACGTTCCAGTCTCTCTGAGAGTCACAGGAAGTCCACCTCCGGCGTGTGCAGGTACACCACTTCTCCAGCATTAAGAGTTCAAGGTGTGACCACTGTCTCCCGCAGAATCAAACAGCAGGAGAATGAGGCGGTCACATGGGTGACGGCCATGTGACCAGAGTGCGAGCTGACCTCCATCACTTTGTCTAACGTCTCTTCAGATAGAATCATTTCCAATCCAATGACAAGCTCGGCAACTTCACCTCTGACTCTCCTCACTCCGACTCCTGAGTCTCCAAAGCTTCTTGCTTGccgctccaccctgcctgcattctcttcttcacctccttcgcTCTGAATGAACCACATACAGTTTTCACTCCCTCATCTTCACGCTTCCGCCTGCCTcccattcctcttctctcactaCAAAGCCTTGTATCACCTGAAAACAACACGGTGACCCTcccccacctctctctctcactatcCACACACATGGCCTTCCTGTGTCTCTTTAGACTTGTTATGGACTGTGTACACTGAAGAACATGATCCTGCCAATGTTGCatcaataaatgttttttttttggaacaaacTGCTACATCAGCTTATCCCCTTCTTAACACTGAATAATGACGGGGTTAGTGATTAACTGTGACCTCCAACAAACAGCGTTTGACATTTCAATCTTCTCTTCAAGCACCATAGCGATGTGAGCGAGGGCCTTGGTGGACCGATAACAAATTTAGGAGCAAGTATGAGTCGGGAcaaggtttttattttcacatacaGGTGAAGGAGACAAACGTTTGTGCAcaaatgaagcagaaacaaTTGACTTCATCtaaaaacagttaaaaaagtaaaaaaaaaatacagttaatgaaCTGATCTGGATTAGCTTTTAGCATGTTAGCTGGCTAAAACAGGTCGACACTCATGGAAAGTTACAATCAAATACAAAGAAAAGAACGTGAGGACAAATCAGAAAGTACGTTTGAACACAGGTCGCTGGGTAAAGATTTGGTCTCTGTTTCATGCTAATCGGGTCATTATTGCTTTTGTTAGCTAATTGCGTTAGCTGTCTTTGTCAATAACATCAGTTGAATCACGAGACACACATAATCAACATTCtattaaaatgttattaaaaaagaaagttcACAAACTCAGGTCATGAACAAATGCTTGCTAGTCATTTGCAATGAACGTGAAGGTCGGTCAAATGAAAAGTGGcttcttcatcatattttaaTGAGAAACAAAATACAAGTTTTCGATGGtaacacatcttttttttttttttcttagcaaATGTTGGCTTAAAATTAGCTTAGCATGTTAGCAGTATGAGCTGAACTGCCGCTTCAAGTGTCGACCTGCTTTGCTTTGACATTTTTCCCTTAAATCCCAATCATGAGGAAGATCTGTtgcccc
It contains:
- the pdzk1ip1 gene encoding PDZK1-interacting protein 1, encoding MRLLPVQCVSLLLLVTVEAQTVGSEVSRRPLPPWLTGLISVSVFLFLVFVVFLVKRAWFSDHSRRSSLSESHRKSTSGVCRIKQQENEAVTWVTAM